From Xanthomonas sp. 10-10:
GCTGGTATTGCCGATCTACGCCGAACTGTTGAAAACCCCGGACGGCATTGCATTCGCCGAACAGGCCTTCGAAAAAGCCAAGCCCAGCTATCACCCGATCACCACCGCCTCGGTGGCCGAGATGATCGCCAAGGCCAAGGCGGCACCGCAGCCGACGCAGCCGTAATGGCAGGGAGGGCGTTGCGCCGCCCTCCCGTCGCGGCAACACGCCGCCGTAGGAGCGCACCCGGGCGCGACGGGGCTTTCCCGGTGAGGCCCGATCGCGCCCAGGTGCGCTCCTGCGACGCGGGGTAGCTGATCGCGGGTGGTGCGGTAGGCCGGTATCGTTGCCGCTGCCGTCCATGTCTTCCGGAACCGACGGTGCAGTCGCGCCGTGGTGCATCCCCGCCCGCCGCTTCCATCGCCGCACCGTGCCCTGCAACTACCGCCGTAGGAGCGCACCCGGGCGCGATGGGGCATTCCCAGTGCAGCCCGTCGCGCTCGGGTGCGCTCCTACGATGCGCGGCTAGCTGATCGTGCCATGGGGCGTGCTGGTATCGTTGCCGCTGAATTTGCCCTGGAGTCGACGATGAAGTATCTGCTGAGCGCGGCCTTGTGCGTCGCTGTAGTGAGCGGCTGTACCGATCGCGAGGCGCAACGTCAGGCGCAGGAAGCCGCACAGGCACAGGTCAAGGAAGGCCAGGCCAATGCACTCGCCAAGCAATACGACGAGGCGGTGAAAGCGCAGAACTGGGACATGGCGCGCGCGCATGGTGCCGCACTGCTGGAAGGCTACGCCGGCACCGCCGCCGCCACGCGCATCGAACCCGGGTATGCCGACATCAAGGCCAAGGGCGAACAGGCGCGCGAGCTGCGTCGCATGCAGGCGCTCTGGCAGTACTCGCAGGTGCCGGCAAAGGGCGGCACGCAGCGCTCGGCGATGATCGACGCCAAGCAGCCCGTGGATGTCGACGGCAGCGGACCCAAGCCGGTGAGCCTGGTATTTCGCGATCACCCGCAGTGGAAGCGCCACAGCTATCTCGTGCTCAAGGCCGGCGATTTCAACTGCTATGGCGGCTGCAAGGTGCAGGTCTCGGCCGATGGTGGCGCACCACGCGCGATGGCCGCGCACCGCCCCGATACCGATGAAGCGATCGCGATGTTCATCGACGACGACAAGGCGCTGTGGAAGCTGGTGCGCAACGCAAAGCGCATCAGCATCGCCTTCCCGGTCAAGGCCGGCGGCACGCGCACCGCAGAGTTCGACGTGGGCGGCCTGGATACCACCCAGATGCCGGGCTGGAAATAATCCATGGATGGTGCAAGCGCTGCCCGGCTGCCGCTGTCTGCCTACCGGCATTGGGTGTTCGACATGGATGGCACGCTCACGCTGCCGGTGCACGATTTCGCGTTGATCCGGCGCGAGCTGGAGATCCCGCCCGAAGATGACATCCTGCATCACCTGGCTGCATTGCCCCCCGATCAAGCGCAGGGCAAGCACGCCTGGTTGCTGGAGCACGAGCGCGCACTGGCTGAAGCGGCGCGGCCTGCGCCGGGCGCGCAAGACGCGGTGCGCGCGCTGCACGCGGACGGCTGCCGCCTCGGTTTGCTGACCCGCAACGCACGCAGCCTGGCGAAGGTGACGCTGGAGGCGATCGGCCTGGACGATGCCTTCGCCTGGGACGACATCGTCGGCCGCGACGAGGCCGCGCCCAAGCCTGCGCCCGACGGACTGCAGTATTTCCAGCAGCGTTGGGCGGTGAGTGCCGCTGCAGTGCTCATGATCGGCGACCACCACAACGACCTGGCCTGCGGCCGCGCGGCCGGCGCGGCGACCGTGCTGGTCAATACTCCCGGCGATCCCTGGCCCGGCCTGGCCGATTGGCGCCTGCGCGATTGCAGCGAACTGTTGCAGCGATGGCAGTCCCGCGCAGACGGCTGACCTTGCATCAGTGGCGTCTCGCCGCCGGTAGAGCGATGACGCGCCGCCGGCTCGCACGCGTCGGCGCATCAACTGCCCCTTTCCCCGCGGGAGAGGGGGTGGGGTGAGGGGACCGAACGGATCCCCGGTGCCGCTTCAACTGCACGGTGGCTGCGCCCCTCCCCGCATCCACCCCTTCGGGGCAACTTCGCCCAAAAGGTGAAGGAACAGGCGCGTGGCGTCGCGCTACAGCCCCGCTTCCCGCAGGAGATGGGCGAGGGTACGGATCAAGCGCAGTCCATCAGATCCCCGGTATCGGGCTGCAACAGCGCACGAACGTGAACGCGTCGGCGTTGGAGCACCCTTCGGTCCGCCCCGGCGCATTCCTCCAACGGCAGACCAGCGCGACAGCGTCGCGTCCCTCTCCTTGCGGCCTTCCACCAAGCCACAGGCCCGGGAACATCTCCCTCGTCCGGCCGACCAGCGTTTCCGCCTCCTCTACTGAAGCGTTTGCGCCCAACCTGTTCCATTGCTGCTACAGCACGCCCGGCGCAAAGTGTGCCAAATCCGTTACACCGCTCGCGCGGCATTCACTGCGTCCATACAAAGCCCTGACACCGCAAGGTGCTGCGACGCAACAGCGCGCTGGCACGCGCTGTGCTCTGTCCTCTCGCGGTACCCACCCGTTTGCGCCGTCGTCGCGCGCATCAAACGCAGTGGCTGTTCGTTCGATTGGATTGTTCACCGAGAGGGGTAGACGCATATGCACCAATCTTCCTGTCGCAGCATCCGCAGCGGCGCGTTGCTGATGCTTGCGCTGAGCGCCGTACTGGCCGGCTGCAAGAAAGACACGCCGGCCGAAACCGCAGCGCCCGCACCTGCAGCCACACCCGCCGCCGCGCCGCCCGCCGCCGCCGTGGTCGATACCGATAGCGAATTCACCGCCAACGCCAGCAACGCGGACAACTGGGGTGGCGTCGGTCGCGACTTCGCGCTCACTCGCCATAGCCCGCTGGCCGAAATCAACCGCGACAACGTCAAGAACCTGAAGATGTCGTGGGAGATGAAAACCGATGCCACGCGCGGCCACGAAGGCCAGCCGCTGGTGATCGGCAGCATCATGTACATGGTCAGTGCGTATCCGAACAACGTGTTCGCGATCGATCTGGCAGCGCAGGACGACGGCGGCAAGGTGTTGTGGAAATACACCCCGCAACAGGACGAACGCTCGGTGGCGGTGGCCTGCTGCGATACCGTCAACCGCGGTGCGTCGTATGCCGATGGCAAGCTGGTGTTCGGCAGCTTGAGCGGCGATGTGATCGCGCTCGATGCCAAGACCGGCAAGGAAGTGTGGAAGCAGAAACTCGCGCATCCGGACAAGGGCGAAACCATCACCATGGCGCCGATCATCGCCGACGGTAAAGTGGTGGCCGGCATCAGCGGCAACGAGTTCGGCGTGCTCGGGCGCGTGGCCGCCTACAACCTGTCCGATGGCAAGCAGGCGTGGTCCTGCGATGCGGCCGGTACCGACAAGGCGATCTGCCTGGGCCCGGACTTCAACAAGGCCAATCCGCAGCATGGCCAGCTCGGCGACCTGGGCGTCAAGACCTTCCCCAATGACGAATGGAAGCGAGGTGGCGGCGCGGCCTGGGGCTGGTACAGCTACGACCCGAAG
This genomic window contains:
- a CDS encoding HAD family hydrolase, which codes for MDGASAARLPLSAYRHWVFDMDGTLTLPVHDFALIRRELEIPPEDDILHHLAALPPDQAQGKHAWLLEHERALAEAARPAPGAQDAVRALHADGCRLGLLTRNARSLAKVTLEAIGLDDAFAWDDIVGRDEAAPKPAPDGLQYFQQRWAVSAAAVLMIGDHHNDLACGRAAGAATVLVNTPGDPWPGLADWRLRDCSELLQRWQSRADG